From one Citrobacter sp. Marseille-Q6884 genomic stretch:
- the nupC gene encoding NupC/NupG family nucleoside CNT transporter gives MDRVLHFILALAVVAVLALLVSSDRKKIRIRYVIQLLVIEVLLAWFFLNSDVGLGFVRGFSEMFEKLLGFANEGTNFVFGSMNDKGLAFFFLKVLCPIVFISALIGILQHIRVLPVIIRAIGFLLSKVNGMGKLESFNAVSSLILGQSENFIAYKDILGKMSRNRMYTMAATAMSTVSMSIVGAYMTMLEPKYVVAALVLNMFSTFIVLSLINPYRVDASEENIQMSNLHEGQSFFEMLGEYILAGFKVAIIVAAMLIGFIALIAALNALFATVTGWFGYSISFQGILGYIFYPVAWVMGVPSSEALQVGSIMATKLVSNEFVAMMDLQKIASTLSPRAEGILSVFLVSFANFSSIGIIAGAIKGLNEEQGNVVSRFGLKLVYGSTLVSVLSASIAALVL, from the coding sequence ATGGACCGCGTTCTTCATTTTATCCTGGCCCTTGCCGTGGTTGCGGTACTCGCACTGCTGGTAAGCAGTGACCGTAAAAAAATTCGCATTCGTTATGTTATTCAATTGCTTGTTATCGAAGTGTTACTGGCCTGGTTCTTCCTGAACTCTGATGTCGGTCTGGGCTTCGTGAGAGGCTTCTCCGAGATGTTTGAAAAACTGCTCGGGTTCGCTAATGAAGGGACAAACTTTGTCTTCGGCAGCATGAACGATAAAGGCCTGGCATTCTTCTTCCTGAAAGTGCTTTGCCCTATCGTCTTCATTTCCGCTCTGATCGGTATTCTGCAGCACATCCGCGTTCTGCCGGTTATCATCCGCGCAATTGGTTTCCTGTTATCCAAAGTTAACGGTATGGGTAAACTGGAATCCTTCAACGCCGTCAGCTCCCTGATCCTGGGTCAGTCTGAGAACTTTATCGCCTATAAAGATATTCTCGGCAAAATGTCACGCAACCGCATGTACACCATGGCAGCAACGGCAATGTCCACTGTTTCCATGTCCATCGTGGGCGCGTACATGACCATGCTGGAACCAAAATATGTCGTTGCGGCACTGGTTCTGAACATGTTCAGCACCTTTATCGTACTGTCGCTTATCAACCCTTACCGCGTTGATGCCAGCGAAGAAAACATCCAGATGTCCAACCTGCACGAAGGCCAGAGCTTCTTCGAAATGCTGGGTGAGTACATCCTGGCAGGTTTCAAAGTTGCCATTATCGTTGCAGCGATGCTGATTGGTTTCATCGCGCTGATTGCCGCGCTGAACGCCCTGTTCGCTACCGTAACCGGTTGGTTTGGCTACAGCATCTCCTTCCAGGGCATCCTGGGTTACATCTTCTATCCGGTTGCATGGGTGATGGGTGTGCCGTCCAGCGAAGCACTGCAGGTGGGCAGTATCATGGCGACCAAACTGGTTTCCAACGAATTCGTTGCGATGATGGATCTGCAGAAAATCGCCTCTACGCTCTCTCCACGTGCGGAAGGTATCCTCTCTGTGTTCCTGGTTTCCTTTGCTAACTTCTCGTCTATCGGGATTATCGCAGGCGCAATTAAAGGCCTGAACGAAGAGCAAGGCAACGTGGTTTCCCGCTTTGGTCTGAAGCTGGTTTACGGCTCTACGCTGGTGAGCGTGCTGTCTGCATCTATCGCAGCGCTGGTGCTGTAA
- a CDS encoding YfeC-like transcriptional regulator, with amino-acid sequence MFKERMTPEELANLTGYSRQTINKWVRKEGWATSPKPGVQGGKARLVHVTEQVREYIRSAERSAEGLSDNFSSAGDTSIEALLIRLAQEMTPSEQKMFTSLILREGITGLLQRLGIRDNK; translated from the coding sequence ATGTTCAAGGAACGGATGACGCCAGAAGAACTTGCTAATCTGACCGGATACAGCCGACAGACAATCAATAAATGGGTTCGCAAGGAAGGCTGGGCTACATCACCAAAACCAGGCGTTCAGGGCGGAAAAGCCCGTCTGGTTCACGTTACCGAACAAGTTCGTGAATATATCCGCAGTGCTGAGCGTTCTGCTGAAGGCCTATCAGATAATTTTTCATCAGCAGGTGATACCTCTATCGAAGCACTGCTGATAAGACTCGCCCAAGAAATGACGCCATCAGAACAGAAAATGTTTACGTCATTGATCCTGCGTGAAGGCATTACGGGTCTGTTACAACGCTTAGGGATCCGCGACAACAAATAA
- a CDS encoding LysR family transcriptional regulator: MNYSLRQLRIFVTVAQAKSFSRAGDIIGLSQSAVSHSVKELERQTGVRLLDRTTREVVLTEAGQQLAARLERVLDELHSTLREAGQVGTQLTGTVRVAASQTISAHLIPQCIAQSNQLYPAIDFVLHDRPQQWVLESIRQGEVDFGIVIDPGAVTDLQCEAVLSEPFLLLCRQDHPLAEREWVNWQDLQNERLVLQDYASGSRPLIDAALSHFAINADIVQEIGHPATIFPMVEAGIGISVLPALALPLPQGSHLQVKRLTPVVERQLMLARRKNRSLSTAAQALWNVVRTQASELTAGRVCDPLYQI, from the coding sequence ATGAATTATTCTCTGCGTCAGTTGCGTATCTTTGTCACCGTCGCTCAGGCCAAAAGTTTTAGTCGGGCGGGGGATATTATTGGTTTAAGTCAGTCTGCGGTCAGTCATAGCGTCAAGGAGCTGGAAAGGCAGACGGGTGTCAGGCTGCTGGATCGCACAACGCGAGAAGTGGTGCTGACGGAAGCAGGGCAACAGCTGGCGGCACGGTTGGAGCGTGTTCTGGATGAGCTGCATAGCACGTTACGTGAGGCCGGTCAGGTGGGGACACAATTAACTGGCACGGTACGTGTGGCGGCCAGCCAGACGATCTCTGCTCATCTCATTCCGCAGTGTATTGCACAGAGTAATCAGCTTTATCCCGCTATCGATTTTGTGCTGCACGACAGGCCACAGCAGTGGGTGCTGGAGAGTATCCGTCAGGGGGAGGTGGATTTCGGCATTGTGATCGATCCCGGGGCGGTGACGGATCTGCAATGTGAAGCGGTATTATCCGAACCCTTTTTGCTGTTGTGCAGGCAGGATCATCCGTTAGCGGAGCGTGAGTGGGTTAACTGGCAGGATCTGCAGAATGAACGCCTGGTGCTGCAGGATTACGCTTCCGGCAGTCGGCCGCTGATTGACGCGGCGCTGTCTCATTTTGCCATCAATGCGGACATCGTTCAGGAGATCGGGCACCCGGCGACTATTTTTCCGATGGTGGAAGCGGGGATTGGTATCAGCGTATTACCCGCGCTGGCGTTACCGCTACCGCAGGGAAGCCATCTGCAGGTCAAACGCCTGACACCCGTGGTTGAACGGCAACTGATGCTGGCGCGACGCAAAAACCGGTCGCTCTCAACCGCCGCTCAGGCATTGTGGAATGTCGTGCGTACGCAGGCCAGTGAGTTAACCGCCGGTCGAGTATGCGATCCGCTGTATCAGATATAA
- a CDS encoding IS30-like element IS30 family transposase encodes MRRTFTAEEKASVFELWKNGTGFSEIANILGSKPGTIFTMLRDTGGIKPHERKRAVAHLTLSEREEIRAGLSAKMSIRAIATALNRSPSTISREVQRNRGRRYYKAVDANNRANRMAKRPKPCLLDQNLPLRKLVLEKLEMKWSPEQISGWLRRTKPRQKTLRISPETIYKTLYFRSREALHHLNIQHLRRSHSLRHGRRHTRKGERGTINIVNGTPIHERSRNIDNRRSLGHWEGDLVSGTKNSHIATLVDRKSRYTIILRLRGKDSVSVNQALTDKFLSLPSELRKSLTWDRGMELARHLEFTVSTGVKVYFCDPQSPWQRGTNENTNGLIRQYFPKKTCLAQYTQHELDLVAAQLNNRPRKTLKFKTPKEIIERGVALTD; translated from the coding sequence ATGAGACGAACATTTACAGCAGAGGAAAAAGCCTCTGTTTTTGAACTATGGAAGAACGGAACAGGCTTCAGTGAAATAGCGAATATCCTGGGTTCAAAACCCGGAACGATCTTCACTATGTTAAGGGATACTGGCGGCATAAAACCCCATGAGCGTAAGCGGGCTGTAGCTCACCTGACACTGTCTGAGCGCGAGGAGATACGAGCTGGTTTGTCAGCCAAAATGAGCATTCGTGCGATAGCTACTGCGCTGAATCGCAGTCCTTCGACGATCTCACGTGAAGTTCAGCGTAATCGGGGCAGACGCTATTACAAAGCTGTTGATGCTAATAACCGAGCCAACAGAATGGCGAAAAGGCCAAAACCGTGCTTACTGGATCAAAATTTACCATTGCGAAAGCTTGTTCTGGAAAAGCTGGAGATGAAATGGTCTCCAGAGCAAATATCAGGATGGTTAAGGCGAACAAAACCACGTCAAAAAACGCTGCGAATATCACCTGAGACAATTTATAAAACGCTGTACTTTCGTAGCCGTGAAGCGCTACACCACCTGAATATACAGCATCTGCGACGGTCGCATAGCCTTCGCCATGGCAGGCGTCATACCCGCAAAGGCGAAAGAGGTACGATTAACATAGTGAACGGAACACCAATTCACGAACGTTCCCGAAATATCGATAACAGACGCTCTCTGGGGCATTGGGAGGGCGATTTAGTCTCAGGTACAAAAAACTCTCATATAGCCACACTTGTAGACCGAAAATCACGTTATACGATCATCCTTAGACTCAGGGGCAAAGATTCTGTCTCAGTAAATCAGGCTCTTACCGACAAATTCCTGAGTTTACCGTCAGAACTCAGAAAATCACTGACATGGGACAGAGGAATGGAACTGGCCAGACATCTAGAATTTACTGTCAGCACCGGCGTTAAAGTTTACTTCTGCGATCCTCAGAGTCCTTGGCAGCGGGGAACAAATGAGAACACAAATGGGCTAATTCGGCAGTACTTTCCTAAAAAGACATGTCTTGCCCAATATACTCAACATGAACTAGATCTGGTTGCTGCTCAGCTAAACAACAGACCGAGAAAGACACTGAAGTTCAAAACACCGAAAGAGATAATTGAAAGGGGTGTTGCATTGACAGATTGA
- a CDS encoding DUF3820 family protein, translating to MEKEQLIDIANTVMPFGKYKGRRLIDVPEEYLLWFARKDEFPPGKLGELMQITLLIKTEGLIQLVLPLKRPL from the coding sequence ATGGAAAAAGAGCAGCTGATAGACATCGCCAATACCGTGATGCCCTTTGGTAAATATAAAGGGCGTCGGCTGATTGATGTTCCGGAAGAGTATTTGCTGTGGTTTGCCCGTAAGGATGAATTTCCGCCGGGTAAGCTCGGTGAACTGATGCAAATTACGCTGCTCATTAAAACAGAGGGGCTGATACAGTTAGTGCTGCCCCTGAAACGCCCGCTTTAA
- a CDS encoding MerR family transcriptional regulator, whose protein sequence is MKKLRSKMTTEELAECLGVAKQTVNRWVREQNWKTEKFPGVKGGRARLIHIDGGVREFLLNIPAFRKVPEFYQAEEPLAEYTHVVRNPAWRQIVNAVDNMSPTEQEKLALFLSREGIRSFLARLGIDESE, encoded by the coding sequence ATGAAAAAATTACGCAGCAAAATGACGACCGAAGAACTGGCTGAGTGTCTTGGTGTCGCCAAACAAACCGTCAATCGCTGGGTCAGAGAACAAAACTGGAAGACCGAAAAGTTTCCCGGCGTGAAAGGGGGTCGTGCCAGGCTTATTCATATTGATGGCGGTGTCCGCGAGTTTCTACTCAATATTCCCGCGTTCCGCAAGGTCCCTGAGTTTTATCAGGCTGAAGAGCCGCTTGCAGAATATACACACGTCGTTCGTAACCCTGCGTGGCGTCAAATCGTTAACGCAGTGGATAACATGTCACCGACAGAACAGGAAAAACTGGCACTCTTTCTTTCCCGTGAAGGTATCCGCAGTTTTCTCGCCCGTCTGGGTATTGATGAATCTGAATAA
- the gltX gene encoding glutamate--tRNA ligase: MKIKTRFAPSPTGYLHVGGARTALYSWLFARNHGGEFVLRIEDTDLERSTPEAIEAIMDGMNWLNLEWDEGPYFQTKRFDRYNAVIDDMLEAGTAYKCYCSKERLEQLREEQMAKGEKPRYDGRCRHGHEHHADDEPCVVRFANPQDGSVIFDDQIRGPIEFSNQELDDLIIRRTDGSPTYNFCVVVDDWDMEITHVIRGEDHINNTPRQINILKALNAPVPVYAHVSMINGDDGKKLSKRHGAVSVMQYRDDGYLPEALLNYLVRLGWSSGDQEIFTREEMIKLFSLGAVSKSASAFNTEKLQWLNHHYINTLAPEYVATHLQWHIEQENIDTRVGPQLSELVKLLGERCKTLKEMAQSCRYFYEDFAEFDADAAKKHLRPVARQPLEVVRDKLAAISEWTAENVHHAIQATADELEVGMGKVGMPLRVAVTGAGQSPALDVTVHAIGKSRSIERINKALAFIVERENQQ, from the coding sequence ATGAAAATCAAAACTCGCTTCGCGCCTAGCCCGACAGGTTATCTGCACGTCGGCGGTGCGCGTACTGCTCTTTATTCCTGGCTTTTTGCACGTAACCATGGCGGTGAGTTTGTGCTGCGTATTGAAGACACCGATCTCGAACGCTCCACACCGGAAGCTATTGAAGCCATTATGGATGGCATGAACTGGCTGAATCTGGAATGGGATGAGGGTCCGTACTTCCAGACCAAACGTTTTGATCGCTATAACGCCGTCATTGATGACATGCTGGAAGCGGGCACCGCGTATAAATGCTACTGCTCCAAAGAGCGTCTGGAACAGTTGCGTGAAGAGCAGATGGCGAAAGGTGAGAAGCCGCGTTACGACGGTCGCTGCCGTCATGGTCATGAACATCATGCAGACGATGAGCCTTGTGTGGTGCGTTTCGCTAACCCGCAGGACGGTTCCGTTATTTTTGATGACCAGATCCGTGGGCCGATCGAATTCAGCAACCAGGAGCTGGACGATCTGATCATCCGCCGTACCGATGGCTCCCCAACCTATAACTTCTGTGTTGTGGTTGACGACTGGGATATGGAAATCACCCATGTTATTCGCGGTGAAGACCATATCAACAACACCCCGCGTCAGATCAACATCCTGAAAGCACTGAACGCGCCGGTGCCGGTTTACGCGCACGTATCGATGATTAATGGCGATGACGGTAAAAAGCTGTCCAAACGTCATGGCGCGGTGAGCGTAATGCAGTATCGTGACGACGGCTACCTGCCGGAAGCGTTGCTGAACTATCTGGTACGTCTGGGCTGGTCCAGCGGCGATCAGGAAATCTTCACTCGTGAAGAGATGATCAAACTGTTCTCTCTGGGCGCGGTGAGCAAGTCTGCGAGTGCGTTCAACACGGAGAAACTCCAGTGGCTGAACCATCATTACATCAATACGCTGGCACCAGAGTATGTGGCGACGCATCTGCAATGGCACATTGAACAAGAAAATATCGACACCCGCGTAGGTCCGCAGTTGTCCGAGCTGGTGAAACTGCTGGGTGAGCGCTGCAAGACGCTGAAAGAGATGGCGCAGAGCTGCCGCTACTTCTACGAAGACTTTGCTGAGTTTGATGCTGACGCAGCGAAAAAACACCTGCGTCCGGTTGCACGTCAGCCGCTGGAAGTGGTGCGTGACAAGCTGGCTGCTATCAGCGAGTGGACGGCAGAAAACGTGCATCATGCGATTCAGGCAACCGCTGATGAGCTGGAAGTCGGTATGGGCAAAGTCGGGATGCCGCTGCGTGTCGCTGTGACTGGCGCAGGTCAGTCTCCTGCGTTAGACGTAACGGTGCATGCGATTGGTAAATCTCGCAGCATTGAACGTATTAACAAGGCGCTGGCGTTTATTGTGGAACGTGAAAATCAGCAGTAA
- a CDS encoding FlxA-like family protein: MTTINISTPSVQSNSSGKASAGNSLSAQIAQITQKITKLTQQLKDIPNGGGSAEEKQKQQELIQTQIKMLQAQLAQLQRQQAEELQQKQEQTALKAEGINTPSDAHQVDIYI, from the coding sequence ATGACGACCATCAACATCTCAACCCCTTCAGTTCAAAGTAACAGCAGCGGCAAAGCCTCTGCCGGCAACTCTCTCTCTGCCCAAATTGCGCAGATCACCCAAAAAATAACCAAACTGACGCAGCAATTGAAAGACATCCCGAATGGCGGCGGCAGCGCGGAAGAGAAACAAAAACAGCAAGAGCTGATTCAGACACAAATTAAGATGCTGCAAGCGCAACTGGCCCAGCTTCAGCGCCAACAGGCTGAAGAGTTACAACAGAAACAGGAGCAGACCGCATTGAAAGCTGAAGGAATTAATACCCCTTCCGATGCGCATCAGGTGGATATTTATATCTGA
- a CDS encoding bile acid:sodium symporter family protein — MKLFRILDPFTLTLIAVVLLASFFPAEGGFVPFFEGLTTAAIALLFFMHGAKLSREAIIAGGSHWRLHLWVMCSTFVVFPVLGVLFAWWAPVNVDPMLYTGFLYLCILPATVQSAIAFTSLAGGNVAAAVCSASASSLLGIFLSPLLVGLVMNIHGAGGSLEQVGKIMLQLLLPFVLGHLSRPWIGEWVSRHKKWIAKTDQSSILLVVYSAFSEAVVNGIWHKVGVGSLLFIVVVSIVLLALVIGINTFVARKCGFNKADEITIVFCGSKKSLANGVPMANILFPTSVIGMMVLPLMIFHQIQLMVCAVLARRYKRQTDVLQAQQKNRAAKA, encoded by the coding sequence ATGAAACTTTTTCGTATCCTTGATCCGTTCACGCTAACGCTTATTGCGGTCGTTTTACTGGCCTCCTTTTTTCCGGCTGAAGGCGGTTTTGTTCCTTTCTTTGAAGGCCTAACCACCGCCGCTATCGCCCTGCTGTTTTTTATGCACGGGGCAAAGCTCTCGCGTGAAGCCATCATTGCCGGCGGGAGTCACTGGCGTCTACATCTGTGGGTCATGTGCAGCACTTTTGTGGTGTTCCCGGTGCTGGGGGTGCTGTTCGCCTGGTGGGCGCCGGTCAATGTTGATCCGATGCTGTATACCGGTTTTCTGTACCTGTGTATTTTGCCTGCGACGGTCCAGTCTGCTATCGCCTTTACGTCGCTGGCCGGCGGTAACGTGGCCGCGGCCGTTTGCTCCGCTTCAGCCTCCAGCCTGCTGGGTATTTTTCTCTCGCCGCTGCTGGTCGGGCTGGTGATGAATATACATGGTGCCGGCGGCAGTCTGGAGCAGGTTGGAAAAATCATGCTGCAACTGCTGCTACCGTTCGTGCTGGGGCATCTCTCGCGCCCGTGGATTGGTGAGTGGGTTTCGCGGCATAAGAAATGGATAGCGAAAACGGATCAGTCTTCCATTTTGCTGGTGGTTTACTCCGCTTTCAGCGAAGCAGTGGTTAACGGTATCTGGCACAAAGTGGGAGTGGGGTCTCTGCTGTTTATCGTTGTTGTCAGCATCGTATTGTTGGCACTGGTGATCGGGATAAACACTTTTGTGGCGCGGAAATGCGGCTTCAACAAAGCCGATGAGATCACCATTGTATTCTGCGGCTCGAAAAAGAGTCTGGCGAATGGTGTCCCAATGGCGAATATTTTGTTCCCAACGTCAGTGATTGGGATGATGGTACTGCCGTTGATGATCTTCCATCAAATTCAGCTCATGGTGTGCGCCGTGCTGGCGCGTCGTTATAAGCGCCAGACTGACGTATTACAGGCGCAGCAAAAAAACCGCGCCGCGAAGGCTTAA